From Gordonia crocea, the proteins below share one genomic window:
- the mycP gene encoding type VII secretion-associated serine protease mycosin, which translates to MVSPLRRWLRCGVVAAVIGPSVLVGAAPVMAVRPPAIASAPPGDAAPPGRAEQRTTCAVPVPTDRPTVAARDAAALLDIDRVHRIATGRGQRVAVIDTGVTPHPRLPRIVDGGDFVTGSSGLTDCDAHGTLVAGLIAARADPADGFVGLAPDISLISIRQSSAAFAPPRRDDDPAATVGSGYGSVAGLAAAVMRAVRLGATVINISEVACAPASSSAKLDDAGLGAALRHAVDHNVVVVVAAGNVSADGGCRDQNPRGPRAAQWSTVRTAATPAWFADDVLAVGSVDSGDGRPSAFSLAGPWVRIAAPGTELTSLDPRPGRTGLVAALAGADGAIPISGTSFAAAYVSATAALVRERFPSLDARAVMRRITATATGGGDGPDPRIGFGVVDPLAALTATTTDQPRTLTARFHPAPAEPPPSRLPMIVSIGGTVLLGVMLAVTSRVARPRVAPHHDDGL; encoded by the coding sequence ATGGTGAGCCCGCTGCGGCGGTGGCTGCGGTGCGGGGTGGTCGCGGCAGTGATTGGGCCGAGCGTCCTGGTGGGCGCCGCCCCGGTGATGGCGGTGCGCCCACCGGCCATCGCCTCGGCCCCGCCCGGTGACGCGGCCCCGCCCGGCCGGGCCGAACAGCGGACCACGTGCGCGGTCCCGGTCCCGACCGATCGCCCCACCGTCGCCGCCCGCGACGCGGCCGCCCTCCTCGACATCGACCGAGTCCACCGGATCGCCACCGGCCGCGGCCAACGCGTGGCGGTCATCGACACCGGCGTGACCCCGCACCCGCGGCTACCGCGGATCGTCGACGGTGGTGACTTCGTCACCGGAAGTAGTGGATTGACCGACTGCGACGCCCACGGGACCCTCGTCGCGGGTCTCATCGCCGCCCGCGCCGATCCCGCCGACGGCTTCGTCGGCCTGGCCCCCGACATCTCCCTCATCTCGATCCGCCAGTCCAGCGCCGCGTTCGCGCCACCGCGCCGCGACGACGATCCGGCCGCGACGGTCGGCAGCGGATACGGCTCGGTGGCCGGTCTCGCCGCCGCGGTGATGCGCGCCGTGCGCCTCGGCGCCACCGTCATCAACATCTCCGAGGTCGCGTGTGCCCCGGCGTCGTCGAGCGCGAAGCTCGACGACGCCGGGTTGGGCGCGGCGCTGCGGCATGCCGTCGACCACAACGTCGTCGTGGTGGTGGCGGCCGGGAACGTCAGCGCCGACGGCGGCTGCCGCGACCAGAACCCGCGCGGCCCTCGGGCTGCGCAATGGTCGACGGTGCGGACCGCCGCGACCCCGGCCTGGTTTGCCGACGACGTGCTGGCCGTCGGCTCGGTGGATTCCGGTGACGGCCGTCCGTCGGCCTTCAGCCTCGCCGGCCCGTGGGTGCGGATCGCCGCCCCGGGCACCGAACTGACCAGCCTCGACCCTCGACCCGGGCGCACCGGTTTGGTTGCGGCACTCGCCGGGGCCGACGGGGCGATACCGATCAGCGGGACGAGCTTCGCCGCCGCCTACGTCAGCGCCACCGCCGCCCTGGTCCGCGAGCGCTTCCCGTCGCTGGACGCCCGGGCGGTCATGCGGCGCATCACCGCAACGGCCACCGGCGGCGGCGACGGACCCGATCCACGGATCGGCTTCGGCGTCGTCGACCCCCTCGCCGCGTTGACCGCCACCACCACCGATCAACCGCGGACGCTGACTGCCCGGTTCCACCCGGCCCCGGCCGAACCACCCCCGAGCCGACTGCCGATGATCGTGTCGATCGGCGGTACCGTGCTGCTGGGCGTGATGCTGGCGGTGACGTCGCGGGTCGCGCGCCCCCGGGTGGCGCCGCACCACGACGACGGGCTCTAG
- the eccD gene encoding type VII secretion integral membrane protein EccD: MTAWARVCVAGPTSSIDVGLPADLPIADFLDELVQRLAGPPEVTEDPPMWALSPLGREALAAHETLRDAGVDDGTWLVLRRGPAEDPAVLVDDTLDALTEVTDARHRSWSPRTAVVTAAVTATAATLIAAAGLVVGRGSAGPSAHLAAATAVVVAVGTVLAAVYAGRKHPANPLSAALCAMAVMCVGAAGWCAVPGVPGAASALLAAAAATVCAALTLRTTHLAPIAHLAVITTGSLGIVAAVAGLAGLDRPRLGALVVVVALLVVLAAPRLTIVLAKIPLPPVPSPGEPVDAVQAPLLPTIEAVDAISLRALPDVDALARRAEHAREYLAGLCLGASAAAAVAATAVGVEAPDWRFTVLAVGVGAALVLRGRSHTDLLQATGLIAGGIAAVLGFLCAATVSPLIVDGAAARPLSAAVAALAVAGIALVVGGWAVGHAFSPLQRRAAELAEYGLLVVLIPLLLWVLEVYRMIREAW; encoded by the coding sequence ATGACCGCTTGGGCACGTGTTTGTGTGGCCGGTCCGACGTCGAGCATCGACGTCGGATTGCCGGCCGATCTGCCGATCGCCGACTTCCTCGACGAGTTGGTGCAGCGGCTGGCCGGGCCGCCCGAGGTGACCGAGGATCCACCGATGTGGGCGCTGTCGCCCCTCGGGCGGGAGGCGCTGGCGGCGCATGAGACGTTGCGCGACGCCGGCGTCGACGACGGGACGTGGCTGGTGTTGCGGCGGGGCCCCGCCGAGGATCCCGCCGTCCTGGTGGACGACACCCTCGACGCGCTGACCGAGGTGACCGACGCCCGCCACCGATCGTGGTCGCCGCGGACCGCCGTGGTGACCGCGGCCGTGACCGCCACCGCGGCCACCCTGATCGCCGCCGCCGGGCTCGTCGTCGGCCGCGGCAGCGCAGGGCCCTCGGCACACCTGGCTGCCGCCACCGCCGTCGTCGTTGCGGTCGGCACCGTCCTCGCCGCGGTCTACGCCGGGCGGAAACATCCGGCGAACCCGCTGTCGGCAGCGCTGTGCGCCATGGCGGTGATGTGCGTCGGTGCCGCCGGATGGTGCGCGGTACCGGGGGTCCCCGGTGCCGCCAGCGCACTCTTGGCGGCGGCCGCCGCGACGGTGTGCGCCGCCCTCACCCTGCGGACCACCCACCTCGCGCCGATCGCCCATCTGGCCGTGATCACCACCGGGAGTCTCGGGATCGTCGCCGCGGTCGCCGGGCTGGCCGGGCTGGACCGGCCCCGGCTCGGCGCCCTCGTCGTCGTGGTCGCGCTGCTGGTGGTGCTCGCCGCACCGCGGCTCACCATCGTGCTGGCGAAGATCCCGTTACCGCCGGTCCCCTCCCCGGGCGAACCGGTGGATGCGGTCCAGGCACCGCTGTTGCCCACGATCGAAGCCGTCGACGCGATCTCGTTGCGCGCCCTGCCCGATGTCGATGCGCTGGCCCGACGGGCCGAGCACGCACGGGAGTACCTCGCCGGCCTCTGCCTAGGGGCGTCGGCCGCTGCGGCGGTGGCCGCCACCGCTGTCGGCGTCGAGGCACCGGACTGGCGGTTCACCGTCCTGGCCGTCGGGGTCGGCGCCGCACTGGTCTTGCGCGGGCGCTCGCACACCGACCTGCTCCAGGCAACGGGGTTGATCGCCGGAGGCATCGCCGCCGTCCTCGGCTTCCTATGTGCCGCAACGGTGTCGCCACTGATCGTCGACGGTGCGGCCGCACGCCCGTTGTCGGCCGCCGTCGCCGCGCTGGCCGTGGCGGGGATCGCCCTGGTGGTCGGCGGGTGGGCCGTCGGGCACGCCTTCTCGCCGCTGCAGCGCCGCGCCGCCGAGCTTGCCGAGTACGGGCTCCTCGTCGTGTTGATCCCGCTGTTGCTGTGGGTGCTCGAGGTGTACCGGATGATCCGGGAGGCATGGTGA
- the eccCa gene encoding type VII secretion protein EccCa, with product MADSTRLFVREARIAAPPAPGGDIDLVAPPEVTKPVPAGLAATALPAVMVIAVVGMIALMFVTGGRSVLANPLFLMFPMMMLMSMVGMFATGGRGGGKRSAELAAERSDYFRYLAQLRGQVATTVAEQSASLRWRHPAPAVLSAITGSRRMWERRHADADFVHVRVGVGSQRLATRLVPPEMAPPEDLEPVAMVALRRFLRAHAAVHRLPIAVSLRGFPVVAVDGGDAEAAALVRAVLVQLAAWQGPDHVRVAVAAHPDHWERWDWVKWLPHAARTDRDDGPLERPLLVASLAEVETALAPQLAERTRFTRGEPGTGARPHIVIVLDGAHVSGEERLAGDAGIDGVAIIALGGALVDVAMRRGLALHVDGAVLAARTALGMEEFAVADGLSVAQAAAFARRMAPYRPSTALAALTDLGEVGPSPDPGLAALLDIGDPRAFEPSLRWRGRAGRERLRVPIGYDADGNAVELDLKESAHGGMGPHGLCVGATGSGKSELLRTLVLALMATHSPEELNLVLVDFKGGATFLGLEKSRHVSAVITNLEQELALVDRMGDALRGELNRRQELLRAAGNFANVTDYEQARADGAALPPLPALFVVVDEFSELLAQKPDFAELFVMIGRLGRSLHIHLLLASQRLEEGKLRGLDSHLSYRIGLKTFSANESRSVLGVPDAYHLPSVPGSAYLKCDSSSPRRFNTCYVSGPVADEIADTAEQAGSPGPRRRSGLVLDFTAAPPAPLPPTGPSISSSGPSISSTGPDDDRAQRRTGPTLLDVLVARMAGHGPAAHEVWLPPLDESPLIGDIVTPLPAESPGITGALRLPVGIVDRPYDQRRELLLVDLSGAAGNAAIAGGPQSGKSTALRTLICAAALTHTPAQVQFYCLDFGGGGLAAVAGLPHVGSVATRSDPERIRRTFAEVRTIMARREADFARLGVESMRHFRSMRDDGTDALDDDPHGDVFLVVDGMGVLRDEFDELEADLAAIALGGLSYGVHVILTATRWAQIHPSVRDLLGSRLELRLGDPLDSEMSRRDAELVPVNRPGRGITAEGLHLLVALPGLARDAGLSDLVDAVVRHHGGHRAPPVPLLPTRLDLAQLREHLDATDTRLPAGVVPIGVGESDLAPVLLDFTARHHLFVLADVEHGKTTVLDTLASGLVAGADPTQVKLVVVDYRRTMLGRVPDTHLAGYASSASSAGPLMTELATLLEGRLPPDDVTPGQLAARDWWSGPDVYLVVDDYDMVATSSGNPLLVLVDLLSSARDIGFHLILARRSGGVSRALFDPVIARLRDLSTDTLLMSGDRDEGYIVGQTRMARRIPGRGEFVTRAGSEVIHVASQS from the coding sequence ATGGCTGATTCGACGCGACTGTTCGTGCGCGAGGCCCGCATCGCGGCGCCACCGGCGCCCGGCGGGGACATCGACCTGGTGGCGCCGCCCGAGGTCACCAAGCCGGTCCCGGCGGGCCTCGCGGCCACGGCCCTGCCCGCGGTGATGGTCATCGCCGTCGTCGGCATGATCGCGCTGATGTTCGTCACCGGCGGGCGATCGGTACTGGCCAACCCGCTGTTCCTGATGTTCCCGATGATGATGCTGATGTCGATGGTCGGGATGTTTGCCACCGGTGGCCGCGGCGGCGGCAAACGGTCGGCCGAGTTGGCGGCCGAGCGGAGCGACTACTTCCGCTATCTGGCCCAATTGCGCGGGCAGGTGGCGACCACCGTCGCCGAACAGTCCGCGTCGCTGCGGTGGCGGCACCCGGCCCCGGCGGTGCTGAGTGCGATCACCGGGTCCAGACGCATGTGGGAGCGTCGCCACGCCGACGCCGATTTCGTCCACGTGCGCGTCGGTGTCGGGTCGCAGCGCCTGGCCACGCGACTGGTACCGCCGGAGATGGCCCCGCCCGAAGACCTGGAACCGGTCGCGATGGTCGCGTTGCGCCGGTTCCTGCGCGCCCATGCCGCGGTCCACCGCCTGCCGATCGCGGTGTCGCTGCGCGGGTTCCCGGTGGTGGCCGTCGACGGCGGGGACGCCGAGGCGGCGGCGTTGGTGCGGGCGGTGCTGGTGCAACTGGCCGCGTGGCAGGGGCCCGACCACGTGCGCGTGGCCGTCGCGGCGCATCCGGACCATTGGGAGCGGTGGGACTGGGTCAAGTGGTTGCCGCATGCCGCGCGCACCGACCGCGACGACGGCCCGTTGGAACGGCCGCTGCTCGTCGCATCGTTGGCCGAGGTCGAGACCGCCCTGGCTCCGCAGCTCGCCGAACGCACCCGGTTCACCCGCGGCGAGCCGGGCACCGGTGCCCGGCCCCACATCGTGATCGTGCTCGACGGCGCGCACGTGAGCGGTGAGGAGCGGCTGGCCGGCGACGCCGGTATCGACGGGGTCGCGATCATCGCCCTCGGCGGGGCGCTGGTCGATGTGGCGATGCGCCGCGGGCTGGCGCTGCACGTCGACGGTGCGGTGCTGGCCGCGCGGACCGCGCTCGGGATGGAGGAGTTCGCCGTTGCCGACGGGCTCTCGGTGGCCCAGGCCGCGGCATTCGCCCGCCGGATGGCGCCGTACCGCCCGTCGACGGCTTTGGCCGCACTGACGGACCTGGGCGAGGTCGGTCCGAGTCCCGACCCGGGCCTGGCGGCCCTGCTCGACATCGGCGACCCCCGCGCCTTCGAACCGTCGCTGCGGTGGCGCGGGCGGGCCGGCCGGGAACGGTTGCGGGTGCCGATCGGCTACGACGCCGACGGCAACGCGGTGGAGCTGGACCTGAAAGAGAGTGCCCACGGGGGCATGGGGCCGCACGGATTGTGCGTCGGCGCAACCGGTTCGGGGAAGTCGGAGCTGTTGCGCACGCTGGTGCTGGCCTTGATGGCCACGCACTCCCCGGAGGAGTTGAACCTGGTGCTGGTCGACTTCAAGGGCGGCGCCACCTTCCTCGGACTGGAGAAGAGCCGGCACGTGTCGGCGGTCATCACCAACCTCGAGCAGGAGTTGGCACTGGTCGACCGGATGGGTGATGCGCTGCGCGGCGAGCTGAACCGCCGCCAGGAGTTGCTGCGGGCGGCGGGCAATTTCGCCAACGTCACCGACTACGAACAGGCCCGCGCCGACGGTGCGGCCCTGCCGCCGTTGCCCGCCCTGTTCGTCGTCGTCGACGAATTCTCCGAATTGCTCGCGCAGAAGCCGGATTTCGCCGAGTTGTTCGTGATGATCGGCCGGTTGGGCCGGTCGCTGCACATCCACCTGCTGCTGGCGTCGCAGCGGTTAGAGGAGGGCAAGCTGCGCGGGCTCGATTCGCACCTGTCCTACCGGATCGGGTTGAAGACGTTCTCTGCCAACGAATCCCGCTCGGTGCTGGGCGTCCCGGATGCCTATCACCTGCCGAGTGTGCCGGGTTCGGCGTACCTGAAGTGCGACTCGTCCTCCCCGCGCCGGTTTAACACCTGTTACGTCTCCGGCCCGGTCGCCGACGAGATCGCCGACACGGCCGAACAAGCGGGTTCGCCGGGGCCGCGCCGGCGTTCGGGGCTGGTTCTCGACTTCACCGCCGCCCCACCCGCGCCACTCCCGCCGACTGGGCCCTCGATCTCGTCGAGTGGGCCCTCGATCTCGTCGACTGGGCCCGACGACGACCGGGCGCAGCGGCGCACGGGCCCGACCCTGCTCGACGTACTCGTCGCCCGCATGGCCGGACACGGCCCCGCGGCGCATGAGGTGTGGTTGCCGCCGCTCGACGAGTCGCCGCTGATCGGTGACATCGTGACCCCGCTTCCCGCCGAGTCGCCGGGCATCACCGGCGCGCTTCGACTGCCCGTCGGGATCGTCGACCGGCCCTACGACCAGCGCCGCGAACTCCTCCTCGTCGACCTGTCCGGTGCCGCCGGGAACGCGGCCATCGCCGGCGGTCCCCAGTCGGGGAAGTCGACCGCGTTGCGGACGCTGATCTGCGCGGCCGCCCTGACCCACACCCCCGCGCAGGTCCAGTTCTACTGCCTCGATTTCGGGGGTGGGGGGCTCGCCGCGGTCGCCGGATTGCCCCATGTCGGCTCGGTGGCCACCCGCTCCGACCCCGAGCGCATTCGCCGGACCTTCGCCGAGGTGCGGACGATCATGGCGCGCCGCGAGGCGGACTTCGCCCGGCTCGGCGTCGAGTCGATGCGGCACTTCCGGAGCATGCGCGACGACGGGACCGACGCCCTCGACGACGATCCGCACGGCGATGTGTTCCTCGTCGTCGACGGCATGGGCGTGCTGCGCGACGAGTTCGACGAACTCGAGGCGGACCTGGCGGCCATCGCGCTGGGCGGACTCTCCTACGGCGTCCACGTCATCCTCACCGCGACGCGGTGGGCACAGATCCACCCGTCGGTCCGCGACCTGCTCGGCTCGCGGCTGGAACTGCGCCTGGGCGATCCGTTGGATTCGGAGATGAGCCGCCGCGACGCCGAACTTGTGCCGGTCAACCGGCCCGGTCGGGGGATCACCGCCGAGGGCCTGCACCTGCTCGTCGCCCTGCCCGGCCTGGCCCGCGACGCGGGCCTGTCCGACCTCGTCGACGCGGTGGTCCGCCACCACGGCGGGCACCGGGCGCCGCCGGTCCCGCTGTTGCCGACGCGGCTCGACCTGGCCCAGCTGCGCGAGCACCTCGACGCCACCGATACCCGGCTGCCCGCCGGCGTCGTGCCGATCGGCGTCGGCGAGTCCGACCTCGCGCCGGTCCTGCTCGACTTCACCGCGCGGCACCACCTGTTCGTCCTCGCCGACGTCGAGCACGGTAAGACGACGGTGCTCGACACCCTGGCCTCGGGCCTGGTCGCCGGGGCCGATCCGACGCAGGTCAAGCTCGTCGTCGTCGACTACCGGCGGACGATGCTCGGCCGCGTCCCCGACACCCATCTCGCGGGATATGCGAGCTCCGCGTCGTCGGCCGGCCCGCTGATGACCGAGCTCGCGACCCTGCTGGAGGGTCGGCTCCCGCCCGACGACGTCACGCCCGGGCAACTGGCGGCCCGCGATTGGTGGAGCGGACCGGATGTGTACCTGGTCGTCGACGACTACGACATGGTCGCCACCAGCAGTGGCAACCCGCTGCTGGTGCTCGTCGACCTGTTGTCCAGCGCCCGCGACATCGGGTTCCACCTGATCCTCGCGCGCCGTTCCGGCGGGGTGTCGCGCGCCCTGTTCGACCCGGTCATCGCCCGTCTGCGGGATCTGTCCACCGACACCCTGCTGATGAGCGGCGACCGCGACGAGGGCTACATCGTCGGCCAGACCCGGATGGCGCGGCGGATCCCCGGTCGGGGCGAGTTCGTCACCCGCGCGGGCAGCGAGGTCATCCACGTCGCGAGCCAATCGTGA
- a CDS encoding type VII secretion-associated protein, translating into MSRPLAIARSHADAGVAAVLVIATDGREWVVHLVAGAAATAAEPVLRGGAERVLSGLAASAAGVDLVVVDTPPQHLRPVMRAVSSRIGTARLVLVDPALLQRFGAHRPLPPLPPGVVAFARARPRRWPGAAAAVLVIAGVAGVVWWSRPGEAGTQTTVGGVRVDVPEQWRRTDLSGEPAPRAVFVDPATGGRVVVAVSPLRRDASADSVAASLAQRVRQRGDDAVGEFAAHAEFAGKRVTAYRETPDSGAPIRWYVRILDVARGRVQLSVGCQDSGEADVDRVCRRAVASAGE; encoded by the coding sequence GTGAGCCGTCCGCTGGCGATCGCGCGCAGCCATGCCGACGCGGGCGTGGCGGCCGTGCTCGTGATCGCCACCGACGGTCGCGAATGGGTGGTGCACCTGGTCGCGGGTGCGGCTGCGACGGCGGCCGAACCGGTGCTCCGGGGTGGGGCCGAGCGGGTGCTGTCCGGACTGGCGGCGAGCGCGGCGGGCGTGGACCTCGTCGTCGTCGACACGCCGCCGCAGCACCTGCGCCCGGTGATGCGCGCGGTGTCGAGTCGCATCGGAACCGCACGGCTGGTCCTGGTCGACCCCGCGCTGCTGCAGCGTTTCGGGGCGCACCGGCCGCTCCCGCCGCTGCCACCGGGCGTCGTGGCATTCGCGCGGGCCCGGCCGCGGCGTTGGCCGGGTGCCGCCGCCGCGGTGCTGGTGATCGCCGGAGTGGCCGGGGTCGTGTGGTGGTCGCGCCCCGGTGAGGCGGGAACCCAGACGACGGTCGGCGGGGTGCGCGTCGACGTCCCGGAGCAGTGGCGGCGCACCGATCTGTCCGGCGAGCCGGCGCCGCGTGCGGTGTTCGTCGACCCCGCGACCGGTGGCCGGGTGGTCGTGGCCGTCAGCCCGCTGCGCCGGGACGCGAGCGCCGATTCGGTTGCGGCGAGCCTGGCGCAGCGGGTCCGTCAGCGCGGCGACGACGCGGTCGGCGAGTTCGCCGCCCACGCCGAATTCGCCGGCAAACGGGTCACCGCCTACCGCGAGACCCCCGATTCCGGGGCGCCGATCCGCTGGTACGTCCGCATCCTCGACGTGGCGAGGGGGCGGGTCCAGCTCAGCGTCGGTTGCCAAGACTCCGGGGAGGCCGACGTGGACAGGGTGTGTCGGCGCGCGGTGGCCAGCGCCGGGGAGTAG
- a CDS encoding YceI family protein, whose protein sequence is MDTVTLGPDDGELVLTTDKTGPAAKTGHRLTITFSDWTGTVDFDGTEPTAVSLTVVLESLTVLSGEGGLTPMTAPEKAMARTNALKSLKASKFPQITYRSTGVSPVDGGYRLDGELTVAGKTIGKQVDVTVGETGSGWDVAAATTVSHKAVGLKPYSLAMGALKVADEVGLRFHAAVSK, encoded by the coding sequence ATGGATACCGTGACACTCGGCCCGGACGACGGCGAGTTGGTTCTCACCACCGACAAGACCGGACCGGCGGCCAAGACCGGACACCGGCTGACCATCACCTTCTCCGACTGGACCGGGACGGTCGATTTCGACGGCACCGAACCCACGGCCGTGTCCCTGACGGTGGTGCTGGAATCGCTGACTGTCCTCAGCGGCGAGGGCGGCCTCACCCCGATGACCGCCCCGGAGAAGGCGATGGCCCGCACCAACGCCCTCAAATCGCTCAAGGCGTCGAAGTTCCCGCAGATCACCTACCGCAGCACCGGCGTCTCCCCCGTCGACGGCGGGTACCGGCTCGACGGCGAGTTGACTGTGGCCGGAAAGACCATCGGCAAGCAGGTCGACGTCACCGTCGGCGAAACCGGCAGCGGGTGGGACGTGGCGGCGGCGACGACGGTCAGCCACAAGGCCGTCGGGTTGAAGCCCTACTCGCTGGCGATGGGCGCGCTCAAAGTCGCCGACGAGGTGGGCCTGCGGTTCCACGCCGCCGTATCGAAGTAG
- the rplM gene encoding 50S ribosomal protein L13 produces MSTYTPKAGDITRTWYVIDATDVVLGRLATQSATLLRGKHKPTYAPHIDGGDFVIVVNAEKVALTGNKAADKMKYRHSGHPGGLKSQSIGELLATKPERVVEQAIKGMLPKTKLGRAMGSKLKVYAGPNHPHAAQSPVPFEIKQVAQ; encoded by the coding sequence GTGTCTACCTACACCCCGAAGGCGGGTGACATCACGCGCACGTGGTACGTCATCGACGCCACCGACGTGGTGCTCGGCCGCCTGGCCACGCAGAGCGCAACGCTGCTGCGCGGCAAGCACAAGCCGACCTACGCACCCCACATCGACGGCGGCGATTTCGTCATCGTCGTCAACGCCGAGAAAGTCGCCCTCACCGGCAACAAGGCGGCCGACAAGATGAAGTACCGCCACTCGGGCCACCCGGGCGGCCTCAAGTCGCAGTCGATCGGCGAGCTGCTCGCCACCAAGCCGGAGCGTGTCGTCGAGCAGGCCATCAAGGGCATGCTGCCCAAGACTAAGCTCGGTCGCGCCATGGGCTCCAAGCTCAAGGTTTACGCCGGCCCGAACCATCCGCACGCGGCCCAGAGCCCCGTTCCCTTCGAGATCAAGCAGGTGGCCCAGTGA
- the rpsI gene encoding 30S ribosomal protein S9: MSDENVTENIEVDDVEIATDDYTTESEAPAEAPVERAPIVLDHPIQTVGRRKEAVVRVRLVPGTGEFHLNGGRDLETYFPNKVHQQLVKSPLVTVDRTESFDIYARLHGGGPSGQAGALRLAIARALVEVSPEDRPALKKAGFLTRDPRAVERKKYGLKKARKASQYSKR; the protein is encoded by the coding sequence GTGAGCGACGAGAACGTGACTGAGAACATCGAGGTCGACGACGTGGAGATCGCCACCGACGACTACACCACCGAGTCCGAGGCCCCGGCCGAGGCTCCCGTGGAGCGTGCGCCGATCGTCCTGGACCACCCGATCCAGACCGTCGGCCGCCGCAAGGAGGCCGTCGTGCGCGTCCGCCTGGTGCCCGGCACCGGCGAGTTCCACCTCAACGGTGGCCGCGACCTGGAGACCTACTTCCCCAACAAGGTGCACCAGCAGTTGGTCAAGTCGCCGCTGGTGACCGTCGACCGCACCGAGTCGTTCGACATCTACGCCCGCCTGCACGGCGGCGGCCCGTCGGGACAGGCCGGCGCGCTGCGCCTGGCCATCGCCCGCGCGCTGGTCGAGGTCAGCCCGGAGGACCGTCCGGCCCTCAAGAAGGCCGGCTTCCTCACGCGTGACCCGCGTGCCGTCGAGCGCAAGAAGTACGGCCTGAAGAAGGCCCGTAAGGCATCGCAGTACAGCAAGCGCTGA
- the glmM gene encoding phosphoglucosamine mutase has product MSRLFGTDGVRGRANAELTAELALRLAAATAEVLHDVEPGSTAVRPTAVVGRDPRASGEFLEAAVCAGLAAHGVDAIRVGVVPTPAVAYLTAEYDATFGVMISASHNPMPDNGIKIFGPGGHKLDDTVEDRIEAAMATVETVTRPTGAEIGRLREAPDAARRYLDHLAAQIETDLTGLTVVVDCAHGAAAQLGPEAYRAAGAEVISIFAEPDGLNINDECGSTHMGKLSAAVLEHGADLGLAHDGDADRCLAVDAKGDIIDGDMIMAILATAMADRGVLTDGVLVATVMSNLGLHLAMTKAGIELRTTAVGDRYVLEELRRGGYALGGEQSGHIVVPGAGTTGDGILTGLLLMEQIAATKEPLADLASIMTVLPQELINVRVADKHAVAAAADVREAVTAAEAELAGQGRVLLRPSGTEQLVRVMVEAPTADAAHGIAARIADVVAAAGA; this is encoded by the coding sequence GTGTCCCGACTGTTCGGAACCGACGGCGTCCGCGGCCGGGCCAACGCCGAGCTCACTGCCGAGCTCGCGTTGCGCCTGGCCGCGGCCACCGCGGAAGTTTTGCACGACGTAGAACCCGGTTCGACCGCCGTCCGTCCCACCGCCGTGGTGGGCCGCGACCCGCGCGCCTCCGGTGAATTCCTCGAGGCCGCCGTGTGCGCCGGCCTCGCCGCCCACGGGGTGGACGCGATCCGCGTTGGCGTCGTTCCGACGCCGGCCGTCGCCTATCTCACCGCGGAGTACGACGCCACCTTCGGCGTGATGATCTCCGCGTCGCACAACCCCATGCCGGACAACGGCATCAAAATCTTCGGCCCCGGCGGGCACAAGCTCGACGACACCGTCGAGGACCGCATCGAGGCCGCCATGGCCACCGTCGAAACCGTCACCCGGCCCACCGGTGCCGAGATCGGCCGCCTGCGCGAGGCGCCCGACGCCGCGCGACGCTACCTCGACCACCTCGCCGCACAGATCGAGACGGATCTGACCGGCCTGACCGTCGTCGTCGACTGCGCCCACGGTGCCGCCGCACAACTCGGCCCAGAGGCCTACCGCGCCGCGGGGGCCGAGGTCATTTCGATCTTCGCCGAGCCCGACGGACTCAACATCAACGACGAGTGCGGGTCGACGCACATGGGCAAGCTGTCGGCCGCCGTCCTCGAGCACGGCGCCGACCTGGGGCTGGCCCACGACGGGGACGCCGACCGCTGCCTGGCCGTCGACGCCAAGGGCGACATCATCGACGGCGACATGATCATGGCGATCCTGGCCACCGCGATGGCCGATCGCGGAGTCTTGACCGACGGGGTGCTCGTCGCCACCGTGATGAGCAACCTCGGGCTGCACCTGGCCATGACGAAGGCCGGGATCGAGCTGCGCACCACCGCCGTCGGCGACCGGTACGTCCTCGAGGAGTTGCGCCGCGGGGGCTACGCGCTCGGCGGCGAGCAGTCCGGGCACATCGTCGTTCCGGGGGCCGGTACCACCGGCGACGGCATCCTCACCGGGCTGTTGCTCATGGAGCAGATCGCCGCGACGAAGGAGCCGCTGGCCGACCTGGCATCGATCATGACGGTGTTGCCGCAGGAGTTGATCAACGTCCGCGTCGCCGACAAGCACGCCGTGGCCGCCGCCGCCGACGTACGGGAGGCGGTCACCGCCGCCGAGGCCGAGCTCGCCGGCCAGGGCCGGGTGCTGCTGCGCCCGTCGGGCACCGAGCAGTTGGTCCGTGTGATGGTAGAGGCGCCGACCGCCGACGCGGCGCACGGCATCGCCGCGCGGATCGCCGACGTGGTCGCCGCCGCCGGGGCCTGA